In Dehalococcoidia bacterium, one DNA window encodes the following:
- a CDS encoding DsbA family protein has product MEWLGFEIHPDTPHQGTPVHLLPWRVDVQGMLRHLRQLGAPVGITFNDLTLLALEAAEFAKEHRRFEAFHSAVFDAYYLKGQNIGNLEILAEIGQQTGLDRNALENALLKGTYKPVLNEAKKEALKLGVSAAPTFIIEGKDRIVGAQPLDIFRNVLRA; this is encoded by the coding sequence GTGGAGTGGCTTGGCTTTGAAATCCATCCCGATACACCCCACCAGGGAACTCCGGTTCACCTGTTGCCATGGAGGGTAGACGTTCAAGGGATGCTCCGACATCTTCGCCAGCTGGGAGCCCCCGTTGGAATCACCTTCAATGATTTGACCCTGCTTGCCCTGGAAGCAGCCGAATTTGCCAAGGAACATCGGCGTTTTGAGGCCTTCCACAGCGCCGTGTTCGATGCCTACTACCTGAAAGGACAGAATATCGGCAATCTGGAAATCCTTGCCGAAATTGGGCAGCAGACCGGTCTGGATAGGAACGCCCTGGAAAACGCTCTGTTGAAGGGAACCTATAAACCCGTCCTGAATGAGGCAAAGAAGGAAGCCTTGAAACTGGGCGTAAGCGCAGCGCCGACATTCATTATCGAGGGGAAGGATCGCATTGTGGGAGCACAACCACTGGATATTTTCAGAAACGTATTGCGGGCCTGA